CGATCGTACCGCCTGCGACCGCCGCGGACGGGCGATCGACCGCCGCTCCGACGGCGCAGGCGACCGCGCGGCCGTCGGCGACGGTCGCCGGGCCGCCGTCGAAGCCGCCGACCCTGGGGCCCACCGCGCCGACGAGCGCGTCGCCGACCCCGTCGCCGCCGCCTCGACCACAGTCGGCGGAGCTCGGGTCGGTGCGGCATGCCTATCAAACGTGGAACAACTGCGGGCCGGCGACGGTCAGCATGGCGCTGAGCGCGATCGGCTTGGACGAAGGTCAGGCGCGGGCAGCCGTGCGGCTGAAGCCGAACCCGGACGACAAGAACGTCAGCCCGGACGAGCTGGCACGCTATGCGCAGGAGCGAGGCGCCGTCACGGCGCTGCGGGTGGGCGGGCGGATCGAGGTGCTCGAAGCGCTCGTCGCCGCCGGCATACCGACGATCGTCGAGACGTGGTTCGAGCCGGACCCGGGCGACGAGATGGGCCACTACCGGCTCCTCATGGGATACGATGCCGCGGCGCGCACGCTCCGGATGGCCGACAGCTACGAGGGACCGAACATCGTTGAGTCGTATGACGCTTTCGATCGCGACTGGCGCGTGTTCAACCGCACGTATCTGGCGCTCTTGCCGGCGTCGCGCGCGGCGGAGGTCGTCCTGGCCGGACCCGAGGGCGCCGCGATGTGGTTCGATGCGGCGGCGACGGCTGCCGAGGAGATCGAGCGGGCGCCGGATGCTTTCGGCTGGTTCAACCTGGGCAGCAGCCTGCAGGCGACCGGGGATGCGGGCGGTGCGGCCAACGCGTTCGACCGGGCACGGGCGATCGGCCTGCCGTGGCGGATGCTGTGGTACCAATTCGGACCGTTCGAAGCGTACGGCGCCGCCGGGCGCTGGTCCGATGTCGAGGCGCTGGCAACGGCGAACCTGGCCAACGCGCCCGACCTCGAGGAGTCCGTGTACTGGCTTGGGCGGGCGCAAGAAG
Above is a window of Candidatus Avedoeria danica DNA encoding:
- a CDS encoding C39 family peptidase, whose product is MRRVAAIGLGLAVALGVVVGTGATTRLWRAAYPHLPPRLQAVPYRLRALVRSEATPVALPTPDTLGAAIVPPATAADGRSTAAPTAQATARPSATVAGPPSKPPTLGPTAPTSASPTPSPPPRPQSAELGSVRHAYQTWNNCGPATVSMALSAIGLDEGQARAAVRLKPNPDDKNVSPDELARYAQERGAVTALRVGGRIEVLEALVAAGIPTIVETWFEPDPGDEMGHYRLLMGYDAAARTLRMADSYEGPNIVESYDAFDRDWRVFNRTYLALLPASRAAEVVLAGPEGAAMWFDAAATAAEEIERAPDAFGWFNLGSSLQATGDAGGAANAFDRARAIGLPWRMLWYQFGPFEAYGAAGRWSDVEALATANLANAPDLEESVYWLGRAQEATGDVDGARSSWRRAIELNPLYEAPARALRALDAGAPPSP